In one window of Electrophorus electricus isolate fEleEle1 chromosome 15, fEleEle1.pri, whole genome shotgun sequence DNA:
- the msh5 gene encoding mutS protein homolog 5: protein MAERSSGVRDVSLNGDDENEETTEVFLSAFVQHEQLGLSFYDSRDYTLHFMPDTVDDTDLHLLDRVIQEISPHVIITSAKQEQNMARFMKGLGSNSDYKPEIVVYPHADFGVEVSKQRLLSAHLPFIPSSITEQERISYLTSCIPFDSVMMLRTVGALLKCLDRRRVGVELEDSSVGVPILQFLTYTLMDVVYVDRDTYSVLQIFKSELHPSVYKLQSGEKEGLSLYGILNRCRCKFGSNLLRQWFHRPTRDLGVLRRRQEVVRFFTSPRNSEVMRILQSFLRNIRSVPTLLQRMSLSHTKVSDWQSLYKTVYSAVGIRDTVRSLPQTIQLFQEISEGFVDDLHYIAALISKVVDFESSLAENRFTIKPNVDPAIDEKKRRMMGLSDFLTDVAHAELQTLDLRFSTCSVIYIPLIGFLLSVPRLPSMVEKETFEIEGLDFIFVSEDRLHYRSARTKELDNMLGDLHCDIRDMETAVMTQLQATVLQRASCLCKVLSLCAELDCLMALAQASQDYGYCPATLTTHSRLSLHQSRHPLMEMCAPVFVSNPCISSETEGRVKVLTGPNSSGKSIYLKQVGLIVFMALIGSDVPAKEAEIGLVDGIFTRMQSRESVSVGLSTFMIDLNQMAKALNHSTGRSLVLVDEFGKGTNTVDGLSLLAACLNHWLGRVPAQCPHVFLATNFHGVLQLGLLPQTQLLSLLTLETAVDGEELVFLYQLKEGICQSSYAANIATLAGLPPALVQRGVEVSDLYRTGKAIKRLDQPSSDEHTNRCERVVEKFLSLDLDDPSVDLHSYMKDELLPSTGELL from the exons ATGGCTGAGAGGAGCAGTGGTGTAAGAGATGTTAGTCTCAATGGAGATGATGAAAATGAGGAAACCACTGAG GTGTTCCTGAGTGCATTTGTTCAGCATGAACAGCTTGGTCTAAGTTTTTATGACAGTAGAGATTATACCTTGCACTTCATGCCTGACACAGTGGATGACACGGACCTCCATTTATTGGATAGAG TGATACAGGAGATCAGCCCTCATGTCATCATTACCAGTGCAAAGCAAGAGCAAAACATGGCCCGTTTTATGAAAGGACTGG GATCAAATTCAGACTACAAGCCAGAAATTGTTGTGTATCCCCATGCTGACTTTG gcGTGGAGGTCAGCAAACAGAGGCTGCTGTCTGCACATCTTCCCTTCATACCTTCATCCATCACTGAGCAAGAGCGCATTTCCTATCTCACCTCCTGCATCCCGTTCGACTCTGTGATGATG CTGCGGACGGTAGGAGCGCTCCTGAAGTGTCTGGACAGGAGAAGGGTTGGCGTGGAACTGGAGGACAGCAGTGTAGGAGTTCCCATACTGCAGTTTCTCACCTACACGCT AATGGATGTGGTGTATGTTGACAgggacacatacag CGTTCTCCAGATCTTCAAATCTGAGCTGCACCCTTCTGTCTACAAGCTCCAgtcaggagagaaggagggtcTGAGTCTATATG gTATTCTGAACCGTTGCCGATGCAAGTTTGGGTCCAACCTTCTTCG GCAGTGGTTCCACAGGCCCACCAGAGACCTAGGTGTGTTGAGGAGAAGGCAGGAGGTGGTGCGTTTCTTTACGTCCCCCCGCAACTCTGAGGTCATGCGCATACTGCAAAGCTTCCTGCGCAACATCCGGAGCGTTCCG ACTTTGCTGCAAaggatgtctctctctcataccaAAGTCAGTGACTGGCAGAGTCTGTACAAG ACTGTGTATAGTGCCGTGGGGATCAGAGACACAGTGCGCTCTCTGCCTCAGACCATTCAGCTTTTTCAGGAGATCAGTGAAGGGTTTGTGGATGATCTGCACTACATCGCCGCGCTCATTAGCaaagtg GTTGATTTTGAAAGCAGTTTAGCTGAGAATCGTTTCACCATTAAACCAAATGTTGATCCCGCCATCGATGAGA AGAAAAGACGGATGATGGGATTGTCAGATTTCCTAACAGATGTGGCCCATGCCGAGCTGCAGACTCTGGACTTGCGTTTTTCTACTTGCAGTGTTATCTACATTCCCCTG ATCGGATTTCTTCTTTCAGTACCTCGTCTGCCTAGCATGGTGGAGAAGGAGACCTTTGAGATTGAAGGCCTCGATTTCATT TTTGTGTCTGAAGACCGACTTCACTATCGCAGTGCGAGAACTAAAGAGCTGGACAACATGTTGGGAGACCTTCACTGCGACATCCGAG ACATGGAGACGGCGGTGATGACGCAGCTCCAGGCCACTGTCTTGCAGCGCGCCAGCTGCCTGTGTAAGGTCCTGTCCCTGTGTGCAGAGCTAGACTGCCTCATGGCGCTGGCTCAGGCCTCGCAGGACTACGGCTACTGTCCCGCAACgctcacaacacacagcagactGTCCTTGCACCAGTCCCG ACATCCTCTGATGGAGATGTGTGCTCCAGTGTTCGTGTCAAATCCGTGCATCAGTTCTGAGACTGAGGGACGGGTCAAGGTGTTAACAGGCCCAAACTCTTCTGGCAAGAGCATTTACCTAAAACAg GTGGGCCTGATTGTGTTCatggctctgattggctctgaTGTACCTGCAAAAGAGGCAGAGATTGGTCTGGTAGATGGCATCTTCACTCGCATGCAGAGTCgtgagtctgtgtctgtgggccTGAGCACCTTTATGATAGACTTAAACCAG ATGGCAAAGGCTTTGAACCACAGCACTGGAAGGTCACTCGTGCTTGTGGATGAGTTTGGCAAAGGAACCAACACG gtCGATGGTTTATCCCTCCTGGCTGCATGTCTGAATCACTGGCTAGGCAGAGTTCCAGCCCAATGTCCTCATGTTTTTCTGGCTACAAACTTCCACGGTGTCCTGCAGCTGGGACTGCTTCCACAGACTCAGCTTCTGTCCCTACTG ACATTAGAGACTGCTGTAGATGGGGAGGAGTTGGTCTTCCTCTACCAGCTGAAAGAGGGCATTTGCCAGTCCAGCTATGCCGCAAACATCGCCACGCTGGCAGGCCTGCCACCTGCCCTGGtacagagaggggtggag GTATCAGATTTGTACAGAACAGGAAAGGCCATCAAAAGGCTTGACCAGCCCTCTAGTGATGAACACACTAACAG aTGTGAAAGAGTGGTAGAAAAGTTCCTCAGCCTTGACTTGGATGACCCCTCCGTAGATTTGCACAGCTACATGAAAGACGAGCTGCTGCCCTCTACGGGAGAACTGCTGTGA